A region from the Enoplosus armatus isolate fEnoArm2 chromosome 24, fEnoArm2.hap1, whole genome shotgun sequence genome encodes:
- the LOC139306854 gene encoding tubulin alpha chain-like, whose amino-acid sequence MRECISMHVGQAGAQMGNACWELYCLEHGIQPDGQMPSDKTVGGGDDSFNTFFSETGAGKHVPRAVFVDLEPTVIDEVRTGTYRQLFHPEQLITGKEDAANNYARGHYTVGKEIIDLVLDRTRKLADQCTGLQGFLIFHSFGGGTGSGFTSLLMERLSVDYGKKSKLEFAVYPAPQVSTAVVEPYNSILTTHTTLEHSDCAFMVDNEAIYDICRRNLDIERPTYTNLNRLIGQIVSSITASLRFDGALNVDLTEFQTNLVPYPRIHFPLATYAPVISAEKAYHEQLSVADITNACFEPANQMVKCDPRHGKYMACCLLYRGDVVPKDVNSAIATIKTKRTIQFVDWCPTGFKVGINYQPPTVVPGGDLAKVQRAVCMLSNTTAIAEAWARLDHKFDLMYAKRAFVHWYVGEGMEEGEFSEAREDMAALEKDYEEVGTDSVGEEEEGEEY is encoded by the exons ATG CGTGAGTGTATTTCAATGCACGTCGGCCAGGCCGGAGCCCAGATGggcaatgcatgctgggagctcTACTGCCTGGAGCATGGCATTCAGCCGGACGGTCAGATGCCCAGTGACAAGACCGTCGGAGGGGGAGACGACTCCTTCAACACCTTCTTCAGTGAGACTGGAGCTGGCAAACATGTTCCCAGAGCCGTCTTTGTGGACTTGGAGCCAACAGTCATAg ATGAAGTACGAACAGGAACCTACCGCCAGCTCTTTCACCCTGAGCAGCTGATCACCGGCAAGGAGGACGCAGCCAACAACTACGCCCGCGGTCACTACACAGTCGGCAAGGAGATCATTGACCTGGTTCTCGACAGGACTCGCAAACTG GCTGACCAGTGCACAGGGCTCCAAGGCTTCCTCATCTTCCACTCCTTTGGAGGAGGAACCGGCTCTGGCTTCACCTCTCTGCTGATGGAGCGTCTCTCTGTCGACTACGGCAAAAAGTCCAAGCTGGAGTTTGCTGTTTACCCAGCTCCTCAAGTGTCCACAGCTGTGGTGGAGCCCTACAACTCCATCCTGACCACCCACACCACCCTGGAGCACTCAGACTGCGCCTTCATGGTGGACAATGAGGCTATCTATGACATCTGCCGCAGGAACCTGGACATCGAGCGCCCCACCTACACCAACCTCAACAGGCTGATTGGACAGATCGTCTCCTCCATCACCGCCTCACTGCGCTTCGACGGTGCCTTGAACGTGGACCTGACGGAGTTCCAGACCAACCTGGTGCCCTACCCACGTATCCACTTCCCCCTGGCCACCTACGCCCCAGTTATCTCAGCAGAGAAGGCCTATCATGAGCAGCTCTCAGTGGCTGACATCACCAACGCCTGCTTcgagccagccaatcagatggtGAAATGTGACCCTCGTCACGGCAAGTACATGGCCTGCTGCCTCCTGTACCGCGGTGACGTGGTACCCAAAGATGTCAACTCTGCCATCGCCACCATCAAAACAAAGCGCACCATCCAGTTTGTGGACTGGTGTCCCACAGGCTTCAAGGTAGGCATCAACTACCAGCCTCCCACTGTGGTTCCTGGAGGAGACCTGGCCAAGGTGCAGAGGGCCGTGTGCATGCTGAGCAACACCACCGCCATCGCAGAGGCCTGGGCTCGACTCGACCACAAGTTTGACCTGATGTACGCCAAGAGGGCCTTCGTCCACTGGTACGTCGGAGAGGgaatggaggagggagagttctCAGAGGCCAGAGAGGACATGGCTGCACTGGAGAAGGATTACGAAGAGGTGGGAACCGACAGCgtcggggaggaggaggaaggcgaGGAATACTAG
- the LOC139306929 gene encoding tubulin alpha-1A chain-like → MRECISVHVGQAGAQIGNACWELYCLEHGIQPDGQMPSDKTIGGGDDSFNTFFSETGAGKHVPRAVFVDLEPTVIDEVRTGTYRQLFHPEQLITGKEDAANNYARGHYTIGKEIIDLVLDRTRKLADQCTGLQGFLIFHSFGGGTGSGFTSLLMERLSVDYGKKSKLEFAIYPAPQVSTAVVEPYNAILTTHTTLEHSDCAFMVDNEAIYDICRRNLDIERPTYTNLNRLIGQIVSSITASLRFDGALNVDLTEFQTNLVPYPRIHFPLATYAPVISAEKAYHEQLSVAEITNACFEPANQMVKCDPRHGKYMACCLLFRGDVVPKDVNSAIATIKTKRTIQFVDWCPTGFKVGINYQPPTVVPGGDLAKVQRAVCMLSNTTAIAEAWARLDHKFDLMYAKRAFVHWYVGEGMEEGEFSEAREDMAALEKDYEEVGTDSVGDEGEEEGEEY, encoded by the exons ATG CGTGAATGTATCTCTGTCCATGTTGGCCAAGCTGGAGCTCAGATAggcaatgcatgctgggagctcTACTGCCTGGAGCATGGCATTCAGCCGGACGGTCAGATGCCCAGTGACAAGACCATTGGAGGGGGAGACGACTCCTTCAACACCTTCTTCAGTGAGACTGGAGCTGGCAAACATGTTCCCAGAGCCGTCTTTGTGGACTTGGAGCCAACAGTCATAG ATGAGGTCCGTACAGGAACCTACCGCCAGCTCTTCCATCCTGAACAGCTGATCACTGGAAAGGAAGATGCAGCCAACAACTACGCCCGTGGTCACTACACCATCGGCAAGGAGATCATTGACCTGGTTCTCGACAGGACTCGTAAACTG GCTGACCAGTGCACAGGGCTCCAAGGCTTCCTCATCTTCCACTCCTTTGGAGGAGGAACCGGCTCTGGCTTCACCTCTCTGCTGATGGAGCGTCTCTCTGTCGACTACGGCAAAAAGTCCAAGCTGGAATTTGCCATCTATCCAGCCCCCCAGGTGTCCACGGCTGTGGTGGAGCCCTACAACGCCATCCTGACCACCCACACCACCCTGGAGCACTCAGACTGCGCCTTCATGGTGGACAATGAGGCTATCTATGACATCTGCCGCAGGAACCTGGACATCGAGCGCCCCACCTACACCAACCTCAACAGGCTGATTGGACAGATCGTCTCCTCCATCACCGCCTCCCTGCGCTTCGACGGTGCCTTGAACGTGGACCTGACGGAGTTCCAGACCAACCTGGTTCCCTACCCACGTATCCACTTCCCCTTGGCCACCTACGCCCCAGTTATCTCAGCAGAGAAGGCCTATCATGAGCAGCTCTCAGTGGCTGAGATCACCAACGCCTGCTTcgagccagccaatcagatggtGAAATGTGACCCTCGTCACGGCAAGTACATGGCCTGCTGTCTGTTATTCCGTGGTGACGTAGTGCCCAAAGATGTCAACTCTGCCATCGCCACCATCAAAACGAAGCGCACCATCCAGTTTGTGGACTGGTGTCCCACAGGCTTCAAGGTGGGCATCAACTACCAGCCTCCCACTGTGGTTCCTGGAGGAGACCTGGCCAAGGTGCAGAGGGCCGTGTGCATGCTGAGCAACACCACCGCCATCGCAGAGGCCTGGGCTCGACTCGACCACAAGTTCGACCTGATGTACGCCAAGAGGGCCTTCGTCCACTGGTACGTCGGAGAGGgaatggaggagggagagttctCAGAGGCCAGAGAGGACATGGCTGCACTGGAGAAGGATTACGAAGAGGTGGGAACCGACAGCGTCGGGGacgaaggagaggaagagggggaggaatattaa
- the LOC139306821 gene encoding tubulin alpha-1D chain-like → MGNACWELYCLEHGIQPDGQMPSDKTIGGGDDSFNTFFSETGAGKHVPRAVFVDLEPTVIDEVRTGTYRQLFHPEQLITGKEDAANNYARGHYTIGKEIIDLVLDRTRKLADQCTGLQGFLIFHSFGGGTGSGFTSLLMERLSVDYGKKSKLEFAVYPAPQVSTAVVEPYNSILTTHTTLEHSDCAFMVDNEAIYDICRRNLDIERPTYTNLNRLIGQIVSSITASLRFDGALNVDLTEFQTNLVPYPRIHFPLATYAPVISAEKAYHEQLSVAEITNACFEPANQMVKCDPRHGKYMACCLLYRGDVVPKEVNSAIATIKTKRTIQFVDWCPTGFKVGINYQPPTVVPGGDLAKVQRAVCMLSNTTAIAEAWARLDHKFDLMYAKRAFVHWYVGEGMEEGEFSEAREDMAALEKDYEEVGTDSVGDEGEEEEGEEY, encoded by the exons ATGggcaatgcatgctgggagctcTACTGCCTGGAGCATGGCATTCAGCCGGACGGTCAGATGCCGAGCGACAAGACCATCGGAGGGGGAGACGACTCCTTCAACACCTTCTTCAGTGAGACTGGAGCTGGCAAACATGTTCCCAGAGCCGTCTTTGTGGACTTGGAGCCAACAGTCATAG ATGAGGTCCGTACAGGAACCTACCGCCAGCTCTTCCATCCTGAGCAGCTGATCACTGGAAAGGAAGATGCAGCCAACAACTACGCCCGCGGTCACTACACCATCGGCAAGGAGATCATTGACCTGGTTCTCGACAGGACTCGCAAACTG GCTGACCAGTGCACAGGGCTCCAAGGCTTCCTCATCTTCCACTCCTTTGGAGGAGGAACCGGCTCTGGCTTCACCTCTCTGCTGATGGAGCGTCTCTCTGTCGACTACGGCAAAAAGTCCAAGCTGGAGTTTGCTGTTTACCCAGCTCCTCAAGTGTCCACGGCTGTGGTGGAGCCCTACAACTCCATCCTGACCACCCACACCACCCTGGAGCACTCAGACTGCGCCTTCATGGTGGACAATGAGGCTATCTATGACATCTGCCGCAGGAACCTGGACATCGAGCGCCCCACCTACACCAACCTCAACAGGCTGATTGGACAGATCGTCTCCTCCATCACCGCCTCCCTGCGCTTCGACGGTGCCTTGAATGTGGACCTGACAGAGTTCCAGACCAACCTGGTGCCCTACCCACGTATCCACTTCCCCCTGGCCACCTACGCCCCAGTTATCTCAGCAGAGAAGGCCTATCACGAGCAGCTCTCAGTGGCTGAGATCACCAACGCCTGCTTcgagccagccaatcagatggtGAAATGTGACCCTCGTCACGGCAAGTACATGGCCTGCTGCCTCCTGTACCGCGGTGACGTGGTACCCAAGGAGGTGAATTCTGCCATCGCCACCATCAAAACGAAGCGCACCATCCAGTTTGTGGACTGGTGTCCCACAGGCTTCAAGGTAGGCATCAACTACCAGCCTCCCACTGTGGTTCCTGGAGGAGACCTGGCCAAGGTGCAGAGGGCCGTGTGCATGCTGAGCAACACCACCGCCATCGCAGAGGCCTGGGCTCGACTCGACCACAAGTTTGACCTGATGTACGCCAAGAGGGCCTTCGTCCACTGGTACGTCGGAGAGGgaatggaggagggagagttctCAGAGGCCAGAGAGGACATGGCTGCACTGGAGAAGGATTACGAAGAGGTGGGAACCGACAGCGTCGGGGacgaaggagaggaagaggaaggggaggagtaCTAA